In Theileria annulata chromosome 3, complete sequence, *** SEQUENCING IN PROGRESS ***, the sequence TAATTCATGATGAAATCATTTCTATTTATGATTCTGTTGATGTTCTTAGGACTTctaataaatctaaaaatgTCAGAGAATCTAATTTAGGTATTCCattacggtgactggttCACCAACCAGCACTCCCCCCGAAGGGGCTTCTAATTAGTTATTCCCATCCGGGATACTTAGTTCTATAGTTATCTACTAGGATTCTAATTAACCacttaataataatgtagCTAAGATATCAGCAATATATGTTGACACTAATGGTAAATTAATGGCTGAAGTATCATTTTATTTCGATTCGGGTGAAGAAATTCCAAACACTGATAACTCACAAATTAGTCCTAAAATcttatttgataataattttaataaatggAAAGGTTTTACACATGTTAATGAAGTTGTTGCATATAATAAAGTAATTCTTTTTCATTCCTCAATACCCTTAGAATAGCCTTAGTCTAAATagccttaactactgtagaCTACTGGgctccttaactacttaactactcattagactccttaactacctactTAGACTGCTAAATAGcattagaatattaaattatatattagtttGAAGATGTTGAGATTGAAACATTTGATGAGAAAGTGAATGTACATGCAAGTAAAGAGGAATATttgaatgaaattaattctGGTGGTGATGaagaaattaatgttttttGTAATTACATTTGTTATCATGAAAATCATTCTATACTACcattcaatattaatactgaTTGGGAACATGTAATTTTCATATACACATCTATCCACAACTAACCTTATCTAGAATTAGCTACTATAGACTACCAGAGTACTTAAGTACCTAATAGGCCTTAATAGCCTTAAGTACCTAAGGAACCTCTAGAATACctacttaactaccctAACTACCTAACACCGTTActcaataataataataaataattgaatataGATAATGGTAGAGAGTAGTAAATATcatagtatatattatccAAAAATGGTATATAAGGAAGAAAGTATTGTAGAGCCATTAAGTCCAGAATTGACCTTACAATTGAATAGTAATGAGAAGATATTAGGTCGTGAGGAGGAGGCTGAGAAGATACGGACATTTATGGAGACTAATATTAAGCAGGGTGGAACTGgtcaaatattatatataagtGGTGTTCCTGGTACTGGGAAGACTGAGACTGTGAAGATGGTTTCTAAAGAACTTATTTCAAAGAAATTAAAGGGACAAATTCCCTGGTTTGATCTCATTGAAATCAATGCTGTTCATCTTTCAAAACCTAATGAACTTTATAGAGTTTtctataataaattatttgcTAAACCTGCACCTATTAGTCATTCTTATGATGAACTTgataaatatttcaataataatactactCCATGGTATCCCAGTTACGGTGTCAGGTTCACCGGACAGTAGTAGCCCCAAAGGGACTTAACTATATAGCCCCTCCAGGGGCCTCTAATTAGTTATTCCCCTATAGTACTAATTCTATAGTTATCTTCagtatttaatttatatatataaattaatgtataatatagtatattGATAGTTGATGAAGCAGATTATATAGTAACAAAGACACAGAaagtattatttaatttatttgatttacCTTGTAAAAAAAATTCCAAATTCATTCTTATTATCATTTCCAATACAAtggatttaaattataaaatgaaatcTTCTATACAATCAAGATTAGGTAATAACTCCCTATACATCCATATACATCCATAAATAACTCTAAATATctctaaatatattaatataaaattttgaatagGATTTGGAAGTTTAGTATTTAAACCATATAGATATCAACAAATAATACAAGTTATTGAAAGTAAATTAGGAAAACATTCACCAATTGATCCGTAACTACATATTTACCCATCTACAGACATAGAGTTCTACagatatatataaagaGTTCTACAGATATATATAGagatatataataatgtatagAGTAGCATTACAATTATGTGCTAGAAGAGTTACTAATTATAGTGGTGATATGAGAAAAGCTTTACAAATTTGTAAACTTGCTATTAAAGAATCTAATGGGGAAAAAATTACGGTATATTCCATTACGGTGTTCCGTTACGGGGTCAGGTTCACGGCTACCAATACCCTACCAGTAGTCCAACAACCAGACTCCCCTAGCCCCCAAAAGGGCTTCcaattagttatattacTACTAGTTATACAGTACTCTAGCTATACCCTGGGATACCTAATTCCTTAACTATACCCTTTTGTATATACTATAGTTAAGATATTGAATTAGGTGAGTGAAATGAGTAGGATAAGTAATATGGTATTGAATTCATCAATTTCAGATGCATTACAATATGTATCAGTTGGTATGAAATGTTTATTGGTTgcaataattttagtattGAAACAAGTACAATTATCAATAGCACCAGCAGTTCAAGTCTATAATACTTTCAGAGGTATGATGACAGTGTTGAAACCGGAACTTGAAAATGTTTGTAAAGACTCATTCAAACATTTGTTAATTTCTAGTCTGAACAATGGTGTCATCTCACTTGAACCCACAGTCTTCTCAAGCTTCTCATTAACTGATAAAAAAAAAGTCAAAAAAGTCTTTgaagaaattaatgaaGATTTAGGTGATGTCGGTATCACCTTTCAAATCGATATTGGACATCTTATTACTGCATTAGCTAAAGATCCTTATTGGCAATCTAAACTTGAAACTAttaatcattaatattctGAATTACAGTAGTCTAAGTACAGTAGTGAGTAGGTATAATGTAcagtagtattagtacATTAGTAGTGAATTATAGTGTATGGTAGTGAGTGAGTTATAGTGTATGGTAGTGAGTGAGTAGGCATAATTTACAGTATTAGGTAGTGAGTTGGTAGTATTAGGAGAGTATTAttgattattaaaaattaaatctaatCTTGTTATATTATCTTTTTTCTCAttcttttcattatttttattaattttattaattttattaattttctttttagTTTTGAAATTGGATTGATGtatatgatttaataattttaatttatcagatgaaatttttaatttctttttataACCTATACCATacctaaattattaattatattattaatatataataaatttactttttattttctttattagTAGAATTAGTATTTGACTCATTAGAATTAGTTACAGTAgcaatagtattaatattattagtatttgtatttggaatgtttaatgaattttgaagtttattaattattatagaatctaattcattattaaacattataaaaaatatatttgttcATTCCCCATccaaaataaataatattctaataataataaattttattttattttattaataaatttaatttaaatatgtaatattatatattttttgttgAAAAATGGTTTTATTGGATTGTGAAGAATTTCTTATGGAATTAACTAAAATGATTCAAGAAGATTCTACTAATAAAAGTAAATCACTTTGGATTACATATAAACGATgtaattttcatattcaaattattcaaattaaattattcaaattattcaaattaaattattcaaattattcaaattaaattattcaaattattcaaattaaattattcaaattattcaaattaaattattattattaaattattattagatatACCAAATACAAGAACATGGAAACATAAAAAAGATATAGAAACAATTATAGAAGAAGATCCAGTTTGTTTAATTAGAGCTAAAATTGgtaaaaagaaaattagTACACATgtaacaaatttattaaataattattaattgattattaattaatatttattggataattatatttattggaATTTTAGGTTCCTAATTCAATTTGTGAAAATTTTAGTGCCGCTATAAATCATATTTCCGATTCTATGATCACACAACAAATCTCTTAACATAAATCTCTTAATACTCATATactaatataaaattaataattgtgaatatatataatatattaatacaagAGAAATTTAATGGTATTTTCAACTTGATgtaaatgtataattttacCAGCTGATGCTTTTAATATTCGGTCATATACTGCTGAAAATAACTTTTCATTATCTACTCCAAAATTTATTgctattattttatttctaatacgaatacaatttatattattcatatcCTTAGTAATAGTAATAGAGCCTTTAGGACTAGTAATAGGACTTTTAGtactatccttagtaccattagctccctttcccatagtacactccatagctgtagaattagctccctttccctcagTTACGGTGCCTGCTCTTATGGTACCTGTAGTAGGACCTTTGGTACCATTAGGACCCTTAGTTCCCATACCAACACCTCCAGTACCAGTAGATTGAATAGCTTTAGATTCAGCTTTTCTTAATGTAGTATAAAGTTTATTAGCAACTTCAATTGGGTTAGAACCGAGTGGTAGatataaattgaataaatgaGAATATTTGCGAAACTGGTTCCCaatatcaataataataatattggaACAATTAACTTCTTCATAATCAAAGTTCAAATTATATGTTAAATCACCTGTCAAAGTACTATTTTTACTTGTTCCCTTGTGTAACTCCAATTTTTTTACTTGGATTTCTATCttctttattatatatgtcGGTACCAATGGTGCATAATGTGATTTAAACATTCCAGGCATTTGTATatccaatttattatacaatgTACTACCCACATCacttaatatattaatattattgatagTAGGATTTAGAGTAGGGGGATTGAGGGTATTGGAACTGAGTGACATGGGACTAAGTGAATTGGGACTAAGTGTATTAGGACTAATATTACTAGTACTGGGTGTTTTAGGACTAATGTTACTAGAACTTAGTGTACTAGAGTTGGTATAATCTTTGATTTGAATATTTGGAAATTGTGATAGTGTATTAGTAATTTCTTGTAATGTAATTGAACCTTTACGTAGTAATTCAATTTCAGCTctacaatttttaaaattctccaaatcaaatatattaccaTTACCACCTGTACTGTAAAGGATATTACGGTAACCCGTACTAAGGTCATTACGGTAACCCGTACTAAGGTCAGTATGATAATCTGATGTGTTATtggatttaattaatttttgtaacATATCATATTTATCTATAGAACTTCTTGAAGATTTATTAGATCCATAATCCCTATCTAAAGTACTGGAATCCCTAACTCCATCTGAATCCGTATCACTATCATTATCCCAATCCCTAACCCTATTCCTATCCCTATCTCCATCTCCATAAACCCTATCTCTATCCCTATCTACTGTAGACTTATTGgaagttaatttaataatagtgGATTCTATACCTATTGTACAATTACCATCATctaaaatgtataaatcTTCATTTGGAAATTCATTTTTGACATGTTCAGGACAGGTTGGTGAGATGTGTCCAAACTTATTAGCACTGGGTGCTGCTAATGGTACTTGTATAAACTCTAATAATTTGAGTGTAACTTTATTGTTTGGGCATCTGACTGCTATGAAATCAGTTTGATTTGTAAGCAGTGGTGAAATAGATTGAGCTTTACGTGCTACAATTGTCAACGGTCCTGGTGCAAATTTCTCTgctaaaaataatattaaaaacgCCTCAACATCGTTGACATCATATAAATGTCTCAGTGcatataaaaatgagtGTACATGAACTATTAAAGGATCATTGAATGGTCTGTCTTTAATACTAAATATCCGTAACAATGAGTTCTCCAAATGTATATTACCCGCTAATCCATAAACTGTCTCTGTTGGTATCGCTATCAAACCTCCCGGCTCCATTAATATCgtctttataatttcaaatatttcattttcatcTCCAACCAATACATCACAATCTGATCCATTAATATCAGTAGGATATGGAGATTTAGATGTATTAGTGGTAGATTGGGTTGTAGTGTGTTTGGTAGAATGAGTTATAGAGTGTTTGGATGATTGATTTGAAGATTTGGGTTTAAAGATGATTTTTGTTTCAAGATTAGGAGTAATCTCAGGAGTCAAATTGACTCTCAATATAGTCAATGTCATctaaatcaataattaagGGTAAGTTAAGGGTAAGTTAAGGGTATCTAAGGTTATATTAGGGTtatttaagggtattaAGTACTCTAGAGGCTCcttaggtagttaaggggtatttaaggctaATTAAAGCTAATTAAGCCTCTAAACCTAATTTAAGCCTATTAACTACTTATACCTATTTAAGCTCATCTAGGCCTATTAAAGCCATTGGGAGTACTAACTACTTAGGTAACTAAGACCctaatataactaagttAAGAGATACCTTTAGATATTAAAGTTGTGGTAATAATGATGAAATCCAATcattagaatttaaatcatgtgaaaatattaataatattaattttatatgttCATATTCTTTCTCATTCAATACATATCTTCCATTCACATTCACACTATCAGCAGTATTTACAGTACTAGTAAGGGTATTTTCTGTATTATTCACACTATTCACAGTATTCTCCGTACTATTTACAGTATTTTCTGTATtattaagggtattttggatattagtaaatttatataataaacgTGTAGTAATAATTggattattattattaagtaTAAATGTATCAGGTTGTTTAGAGactttaataatattaattacttcagtattataatataatttcaattttaatttaggatcaaattgtattttttctataatttcaataaaatcattaaatttataaaatatatcaaaattatcaattattaatgatattttattctttttatatattaatttattcttttttattttaccaattattatattacaattttcacaaattatttttctatCAGGTGGAATATCAAGTGGACTATCTAATGGACTATCAAGAGGACTGTCAACTGAATTATTCAATGATTTATCAATAGATTCGttagaaattattaaattatcatcGGAAATAAATCCtctaaaaaaaatattaatttaaagaaaatttagaaaattgagagaaaaaatttttctctccaaataaataaattaataattaactaattgattaatttaatttaatttaattacaTGTTTCTATGTGATTTGTAGTTGATATCTGACTTGATAAGATCTGATCTGTTGAGATCTGACTTGCTGTGGCCTGATCTGTTGTGATCTAATTTGTTGTGATCAAATTGACATTCTTCACaataaattgaatttaatgaatttaaatataaatctgaaggtaatataattaaatttatatcaattaattcttttattatattttcacaattcttacattttattatactattaaccTTATTTACTGTATTACTATTGTCTGAGTTACTATTAACTGTATTACCAGTAACTGAATCTACTGTATTACTATTGACTGTATTACCACTGAATGAGTTACCACTAACCGAATTTAAAGAATTGGTAAGTAATGATATAAAAGTTAAttgatgatgaaatttaatagaaattttaaaa encodes:
- a CDS encoding uncharacterized protein (note;~Tap-24g11.q1c.C.cand.47 - score = 22.84), with amino-acid sequence MYYCELIPRKNIGIINLKLIIYIKDYIIKYNKINKLINFTNIITKDSFNIIPKYIYTNINNSYKFIISLNLPQHIQYHQQHQIYKIHENNLNIVNIEKINENSLNNINNVNNLDNVDIDDILIKLIYINKEGYKIIKNFNNLEEFVYIINCKDLIILEDNLQEINIRTINNFHLFNFKISIKFHHQLTFISLLTNSLNSVSGNSFSGNTVNSNTVDSVTGNTVNSNSDNSNTVNKVNSIIKCKNCENIIKELIDINLIILPSDLYLNSLNSIYCEECQFDHNKLDHNRSGHSKSDLNRSDLIKSDINYKSHRNIGFISDDNLIISNESIDKSLNNSVDSPLDSPLDSPLDIPPDRKIICENCNIIIGKIKKNKLIYKKNKISLIIDNFDIFYKFNDFIEIIEKIQFDPKLKLKLYYNTEVINIIKVSKQPDTFILNNNNPIITTRLLYKFTNIQNTLNNTENTVNSTENTVNSVNNTENTLTSTVNTADSVNVNGRYVLNEKEYEHIKLILLIFSHDLNSNDWISSLLPQL
- a CDS encoding uncharacterized protein (note;~Tap-24g11.q1c.C.cand.48 - score = 32.59), with the protein product MTLTILRVNLTPEITPNLETKIIFKPKSSNQSSKHSITHSTKHTTTQSTTNTSKSPYPTDINGSDCDVLVGDENEIFEIIKTILMEPGGLIAIPTETVYGLAGNIHLENSLLRIFSIKDRPFNDPLIVHVHSFLYALRHLYDVNDVEAFLILFLAEKFAPGPLTIVARKAQSISPLLTNQTDFIAVRCPNNKVTLKLLEFIQVPLAAPSANKFGHISPTCPEHVKNEFPNEDLYILDDGNCTIGIESTIIKLTSNKSTVDRDRDRVYGDGDRDRNRVRDWDNDSDTDSDGVRDSSTLDRDYGSNKSSRSSIDKYDMLQKLIKSNNTSDYHTDLSTGYRNDLSTGYRNILYSTGGNGNIFDLENFKNCRAEIELLRKGSITLQEITNTLSQFPNIQIKDYTNSSTLSSSNISPKTPSTSNISPNTLSPNSLSPMSLSSNTLNPPTLNPTINNINILSDVGSTLYNKLDIQMPGMFKSHYAPLVPTYIIKKIEIQVKKLELHKGTSKNSTLTGDLTYNLNFDYEEVNCSNIIIIDIGNQFRKYSHLFNLYLPLGSNPIEVANKLYTTLRKAESKAIQSTGTGGVGMGTKGPNGTKGPTTGTIRAGTVTEGKGANSTAMECTMGKGANGTKDSTKSPITSPKGSITITKDMNNINCIRIRNKIIAINFGVDNEKLFSAVYDRILKASAGKIIHLHQVENTIKFLLY
- a CDS encoding origin recognition complex protein 1, putative (note;~Tap-24g11.q1c.cand.193 - score = 21.90), with product MMKVLRSSSGRTKRTYDDDTISSPLTEQIKGIKGIKRTKTKDEDEAYTYVRDPYGDVIANVNGKKFYRSALIHDEIISIYDSVDVLRTSNKSKNVRESNLAKISAIYVDTNGKLMAEVSFYFDSGEEIPNTDNSQISPKILFDNNFNKWKGFTHVNEVVAYNKFEDVEIETFDEKVNVHASKEEYLNEINSGGDEEINVFCNYICYHENHSILPFNINTDWEHIMVESSKYHSIYYPKMVYKEESIVEPLSPELTLQLNSNEKILGREEEAEKIRTFMETNIKQGGTGQILYISGVPGTGKTETVKMVSKELISKKLKGQIPWFDLIEINAVHLSKPNELYRVFYNKLFAKPAPISHSYDELDKYFNNNTTPCILIVDEADYIVTKTQKVLFNLFDLPCKKNSKFILIIISNTMDLNYKMKSSIQSRLGFGSLVFKPYRYQQIIQVIESKLGKHSPIDPVALQLCARRVTNYSGDMRKALQICKLAIKESNGEKITVYSITVFRYGVRFTATNTLPVVQQPDSPSPQKGFQLVSEMSRISNMVLNSSISDALQYVSVGMKCLLVAIILVLKQVQLSIAPAVQVYNTFRGMMTVLKPELENVCKDSFKHLLISSLNNGVISLEPTVFSSFSLTDKKKVKKVFEEINEDLGDVGITFQIDIGHLITALAKDPYWQSKLETINH
- a CDS encoding uncharacterized protein (note;~Tap-24g11.q1c.C.cand.49 - score = 12.63); this translates as MFNNELDSIIINKLQNSLNIPNTNTNNINTIATVTNSNESNTNSTNKENKKYGIGYKKKLKISSDKLKLLNHIHQSNFKTKKKINKINKINKNNEKNEKKDNITRLDLIFNNQ